A stretch of Microbulbifer bruguierae DNA encodes these proteins:
- the lpxC gene encoding UDP-3-O-acyl-N-acetylglucosamine deacetylase yields the protein MIKQRTLKNAIRATGVGLHTGKKVVLTLKPAPVNSGIVFRRVDLDPVVEIEARAENVGDTLLSTTLVKGDVRVATVEHLLSAMAGLGIDNAIVELSAQEVPIMDGSAGPFVFLIQSAGIQEQAAAKKFLRIKKPITVEEGDKVASFLPFNGFKVSFTIDFDHPVFQGRNLSSSVDFSSTSFVKEVSRARTFGFMHEIEYLRSKGLVQGGSVDNAIVIDQYRILNEGGLRYEDEFVKHKILDAIGDLYLLGTSVIGEFRAYKSGHALNNKSLRTLMAQEDAWEMVTFEDEQEAPISYVKPILAV from the coding sequence ATGATCAAACAGCGCACTCTCAAAAATGCTATTCGAGCCACTGGTGTTGGCCTGCATACCGGTAAAAAGGTCGTTTTGACCCTGAAACCGGCGCCGGTAAACAGCGGCATCGTATTCCGCCGGGTAGATCTGGATCCGGTTGTTGAGATTGAAGCGCGCGCAGAAAACGTGGGTGACACTCTGCTTTCCACCACGCTGGTGAAAGGTGATGTGCGAGTTGCCACCGTCGAGCATCTTCTGTCAGCAATGGCGGGGTTGGGTATCGACAACGCGATTGTAGAGCTTTCCGCACAGGAAGTTCCGATTATGGACGGCAGTGCCGGTCCCTTCGTCTTCCTGATCCAGTCTGCGGGCATTCAGGAGCAGGCTGCAGCGAAAAAATTCCTGCGGATCAAGAAACCGATCACCGTAGAAGAGGGCGACAAGGTTGCCAGCTTCCTGCCATTCAACGGTTTCAAGGTTTCATTCACTATCGATTTTGACCACCCGGTATTCCAGGGGCGGAACCTGAGCTCCTCGGTAGACTTTTCCAGTACTTCCTTTGTGAAGGAAGTCAGCCGTGCGCGCACCTTCGGTTTTATGCACGAGATTGAATATCTGCGCTCCAAGGGCTTGGTGCAGGGCGGTAGCGTGGACAATGCCATCGTTATCGATCAATACCGTATCCTGAATGAGGGCGGTCTGCGCTACGAAGACGAATTCGTAAAGCACAAGATTCTTGACGCCATTGGCGACTTGTACCTGCTGGGTACCAGCGTGATTGGTGAATTCAGAGCCTATAAGTCCGGCCATGCGCTGAACAACAAGTCGCTGCGAACCCTGATGGCACAGGAAGATGCCTGGGAAATGGTGACTTTCGAGGACGAGCAGGAAGCGCCCATCTCTTACGTCAAGCCGATTCTGGCGGTGTAA
- the argJ gene encoding bifunctional glutamate N-acetyltransferase/amino-acid acetyltransferase ArgJ produces MAQPLPQIPGVRLAAVPAQIKNWQRDDLLLIEIAAGASVSATFTQNAFCAAPVLIAKEHIRGGDIRALLINAGNANAATGDRGLEDAKACCRGVAAALGVNPEQVLPFSTGVIGEHLPVQKILDGIPVAAHTLHADGWDIASKAIMTTDTRPKTACRTLDIAGETISIVGIAKGAGMIQPNMATMLAYVATDAAIPQPMLDQLVKEAVAESFNRISVDGDTSTNDACVLIASGATGELIADGQGEAYGLLKAAIVEVHIELAQAIVRDGEGATKFVTVQVNNAASSAEALRVAFEIGESPLVKTAMYASDPNWGRLIMAIGNAGVDNLDTGRVSVFLDDVQIVEAGGRAQGYTEEQGQKVFQQPDFTITVDLKRGNVSEHIWTCDFSHEYVTINAEYRT; encoded by the coding sequence ATGGCGCAGCCACTTCCCCAGATTCCCGGTGTCCGTCTCGCCGCCGTGCCGGCCCAGATCAAAAACTGGCAGCGGGACGATCTGTTGCTGATTGAAATTGCTGCAGGTGCCAGTGTGTCGGCAACGTTTACCCAGAATGCTTTTTGCGCGGCGCCGGTGCTGATTGCGAAGGAGCATATCCGTGGTGGTGATATCCGCGCGTTGTTGATCAACGCAGGCAATGCCAATGCAGCTACTGGTGATCGTGGTCTGGAGGATGCAAAAGCGTGTTGTCGCGGTGTGGCCGCAGCGCTGGGGGTAAACCCCGAGCAGGTTTTGCCCTTCAGCACTGGGGTGATCGGCGAGCATTTACCGGTACAGAAAATTCTCGACGGCATCCCCGTAGCAGCGCACACCTTGCATGCTGATGGTTGGGATATCGCTTCGAAAGCCATTATGACCACCGACACCCGCCCAAAGACTGCCTGTCGTACGCTAGATATCGCCGGCGAGACGATTTCCATCGTCGGCATCGCCAAGGGTGCGGGTATGATTCAGCCAAATATGGCCACCATGCTGGCCTATGTGGCCACCGACGCAGCCATTCCGCAGCCAATGCTGGATCAGTTGGTGAAAGAGGCGGTAGCGGAGTCTTTCAACCGCATCAGCGTGGATGGGGATACCTCCACCAATGATGCGTGTGTGCTGATTGCCAGTGGTGCTACCGGCGAATTGATTGCCGATGGTCAGGGTGAGGCATACGGGTTGCTGAAGGCGGCGATTGTAGAGGTTCATATCGAACTGGCCCAGGCTATCGTCCGCGACGGCGAAGGTGCGACCAAGTTCGTTACCGTCCAGGTAAACAACGCGGCCAGTTCGGCGGAGGCGTTGCGGGTTGCGTTCGAAATTGGCGAGTCGCCGCTGGTGAAAACGGCGATGTACGCCTCGGATCCCAATTGGGGGCGGCTGATCATGGCGATTGGCAATGCGGGTGTGGACAACCTGGATACCGGGAGGGTCAGTGTATTTCTGGATGACGTGCAGATCGTGGAAGCAGGTGGCCGTGCGCAAGGTTATACGGAGGAGCAGGGACAGAAGGTGTTCCAGCAGCCTGATTTCACCATTACCGTGGACCTGAAACGCGGAAATGTTTCAGAGCATATCTGGACCTGCGATTTCTCCCACGAATATGTGACCATCAATGCGGAGTACCGCACCTGA
- the ftsA gene encoding cell division protein FtsA — translation MTQSTDPRMVVGLDIGTSKVVAIVGEFSAGGELNIVGIGSHRSTGMKRGVVVNIESTVQSIQRAVEEAELMAGCEIHSVYAGIAGSHIRSLNSHGIVAIKDREVTQQDLDRVIDAARAVAIPADQKILHTLPQEYLIDNQEGVKEPLGMSGVRLEAKVHLVSGAVNAAQNIEKCIRRCGLEVEDIILEQLASSYAVLTEDEKELGVCMVDIGGGTTDIAVFTGGSIRHTGVIPIAGDQVTNDIAMALRTPTPHAEDLKIKYACALAKLAREGETIKVPSVGDRAPRDLSRQALAEVVEPRYDELFTLVQAELRRSGFEDLCAAGIVLTGGSSKMEGAVELAEEIFHMPVRLAVPQGIAGLTDIVSNPIYSTGVGLLMYALKTEDNRSASPAAQRNENQWWDKVKHWFRGNL, via the coding sequence ATGACACAGTCAACTGATCCACGCATGGTCGTCGGCCTGGATATCGGCACATCCAAGGTGGTGGCGATTGTCGGTGAGTTTTCCGCGGGCGGCGAACTGAATATCGTCGGTATCGGTTCTCACCGTTCCACGGGTATGAAGCGGGGCGTGGTGGTGAATATTGAATCCACGGTGCAGTCGATTCAGCGCGCGGTGGAAGAGGCGGAACTGATGGCTGGGTGTGAAATTCACTCGGTTTACGCTGGTATTGCCGGCAGCCACATCCGCAGTCTGAATTCTCACGGTATTGTAGCGATCAAGGACCGCGAAGTTACCCAGCAGGACCTGGACCGGGTAATTGACGCAGCGCGCGCGGTTGCTATTCCGGCGGATCAGAAAATCCTGCATACCCTGCCGCAGGAATACCTGATCGACAATCAGGAAGGGGTCAAAGAGCCTCTCGGTATGTCTGGTGTGCGTCTGGAAGCCAAGGTGCATCTGGTGAGCGGCGCGGTGAACGCTGCGCAGAATATTGAAAAATGTATCCGCCGCTGCGGTTTGGAGGTGGAAGACATCATCCTCGAGCAGCTGGCGTCGAGCTACGCGGTATTGACCGAGGATGAAAAAGAGCTGGGCGTGTGCATGGTGGATATCGGTGGTGGCACCACGGATATTGCAGTGTTCACCGGTGGTTCCATTCGTCATACCGGGGTGATCCCGATTGCCGGTGACCAGGTTACCAATGATATTGCCATGGCGTTGCGCACACCGACGCCCCATGCAGAAGACTTGAAAATCAAATATGCCTGCGCACTGGCGAAGCTGGCGCGGGAAGGTGAGACCATCAAAGTGCCCAGTGTTGGTGATCGGGCACCGCGAGACCTTTCCCGTCAGGCCCTGGCGGAAGTGGTGGAGCCCCGCTACGACGAGCTATTCACCCTGGTGCAGGCGGAATTGCGCCGCAGCGGATTTGAAGACCTGTGTGCGGCGGGCATCGTGCTTACCGGCGGATCTTCAAAAATGGAAGGCGCGGTGGAACTTGCGGAAGAAATTTTCCACATGCCGGTGCGGCTGGCGGTACCTCAGGGGATTGCCGGGCTTACAGACATCGTCAGTAACCCGATTTACTCGACCGGTGTGGGGCTGTTGATGTACGCACTGAAAACGGAAGACAACCGGAGTGCGAGTCCTGCTGCCCAGCGCAATGAAAACCAGTGGTGGGACAAGGTCAAACACTGGTTCAGGGGCAACCTCTGA
- a CDS encoding M23 family metallopeptidase: MKVILVNERGGVSRSFNFGGLSKALLGLCLLGLPVGALWIGANLPAAESDVFDARAVKAWNKALRKQQEQIDTADQQAREQLTALTVKLAEMQARLTRLDALGERLTTIAKLDEGEFQFGSMPAVGGPEDPGIAGGSELPYQPPEFLEAIGDLSNQIEDRQMQLSTLDSLMARRQLQDEQFIAGRPINRGWMSSRYGYRTDPFSGRRTLHKGVDFAGKKGSDVVSVAAGVVTWAEERSGYGQLVEVNHGNGYKTRYGHNSELKVGLGDVVKKGQVIALMGSSGRSTGPHVHFEVFKNDRQVDPASYIRRTGR; this comes from the coding sequence ATGAAAGTAATTCTGGTCAATGAGCGCGGTGGCGTCTCTCGTAGCTTCAATTTTGGTGGGCTGAGCAAGGCATTGCTCGGCCTCTGCCTGTTGGGGCTTCCCGTCGGAGCATTGTGGATCGGTGCCAACCTTCCGGCGGCAGAATCAGACGTTTTCGACGCCCGGGCGGTCAAGGCCTGGAATAAAGCCCTGCGTAAACAGCAGGAGCAGATCGACACCGCAGACCAGCAGGCCCGCGAGCAGCTCACCGCATTGACGGTCAAACTGGCAGAAATGCAGGCGCGCCTAACTCGCCTGGATGCCCTCGGTGAGCGACTTACCACCATCGCCAAGTTGGATGAGGGTGAGTTTCAGTTCGGCAGTATGCCCGCGGTAGGTGGCCCGGAAGACCCGGGTATTGCCGGGGGCAGTGAACTCCCGTACCAGCCGCCTGAATTCCTTGAGGCGATTGGCGATCTGTCTAATCAGATTGAAGATCGGCAGATGCAGCTCTCCACCCTCGACTCCCTGATGGCGCGGCGTCAGTTGCAGGATGAACAGTTTATCGCTGGTCGCCCGATCAACCGTGGCTGGATGTCGTCCCGCTATGGCTACCGCACCGACCCCTTTAGCGGCCGTCGCACTCTGCACAAGGGGGTCGACTTTGCCGGTAAGAAAGGTTCCGACGTGGTTTCCGTGGCGGCTGGCGTAGTGACCTGGGCGGAAGAGCGCAGTGGTTACGGTCAGTTGGTTGAAGTCAACCACGGTAACGGTTACAAAACCCGATATGGTCACAACAGCGAGCTGAAGGTTGGGCTCGGCGATGTGGTCAAGAAGGGGCAGGTAATTGCCCTGATGGGATCCAGTGGCCGCTCTACCGGCCCTCATGTGCACTTTGAAGTGTTCAAAAATGACCGCCAGGTCGATCCTGCCAGTTACATCCGCCGCACCGGCAGATAA
- the secA gene encoding preprotein translocase subunit SecA, with the protein MIGKLIKTVFGSKNDRELKRMHKVVAKINALEEEYKALDDAALKAKTEEFKQRLAQGETLEQILPEAFAAVREAGFRAMGMRHFDVQMIGGMTLHEGRIAEMRTGEGKTLVATLPAYLNALEGKGVHIVTVNDYLASRDANWMRPVYEFLGLTVGIVVSQQHPADKQAAYQADITYGTNNEFGFDYLRDNMVLRKEDRVQRPQNFAIVDEVDSILIDEARTPLIISGQAEDSSHLYMAMNKLVPQLQRAEEGGEGHYSVDEKSRQVEMTEEGHQLVEDLLVRSGLLKEGESLYAPGNLGLMHHVNAALRAHVLFHRDVDYIVQNGQVVLIDEHTGRTMPGRRLSEGLHQALEAKENVQIQSESQTLASTTFQNLFRFYPKLAGMTGTADTEAFEFRQIYGLDVVVIPTNKPKQREDLNDLVYLTKDEKLEAIIEDIKYCRDKKAPILVGTASIETSEEMSRLLQKAKIEHQVLNAKFHEKEAHIIAQAGRPGTVTIATNMAGRGTDIVLGGNWEAEVEELLAREGREATAEEIAGIKAEWKARHDTVIEAGGLHIIGTERHESRRIDNQLRGRAGRQGDPGVTRFYLSLEDNLMRIFASDRVKNFMQMLGMERGEAIEHRMVSNAIEKAQRRVEGRNFDIRKQLLEYDDVANDQRQVIYSQRNELLEAENISDTITAIRDDVVNELISTHVPPQSVEEQWDIPALEQQLAAEMGLQAPVKQWLEEDRTLHEESLREKIVEEAQSAYQQKLARIAESTGDATLMPTIERQVMLQVLDQLWKEHLSSMDHLRAGIGLRAYANKNPKQEFKRESFHLFESLLDNLKHEVIRVLAHVEPMTREQMEEMEQRRLEAQRRQQLELQHAQASAIPESEVSAEQAPARRGPRVGRNDPCPCGSGKKYKQCHGKLTSSTTS; encoded by the coding sequence ATGATTGGCAAACTGATAAAAACGGTCTTTGGCTCAAAAAATGACCGCGAACTCAAGCGCATGCACAAGGTGGTCGCCAAGATCAATGCGCTGGAAGAGGAATACAAGGCACTGGATGACGCCGCGCTAAAAGCCAAAACCGAAGAATTCAAGCAGCGTCTGGCGCAAGGTGAAACCCTTGAGCAAATATTGCCTGAAGCCTTCGCTGCGGTGCGTGAGGCGGGCTTCCGCGCTATGGGTATGCGTCACTTCGATGTGCAGATGATCGGTGGTATGACCCTGCATGAAGGCCGCATTGCCGAGATGCGCACCGGGGAAGGTAAAACCCTGGTGGCGACCCTGCCGGCATACCTCAATGCGCTGGAAGGCAAGGGTGTGCACATTGTTACCGTAAATGACTATCTGGCCAGCCGCGACGCCAATTGGATGCGTCCCGTGTACGAATTCCTGGGCCTGACAGTGGGCATTGTGGTATCCCAGCAGCACCCCGCCGACAAGCAGGCGGCCTATCAGGCGGACATCACTTACGGAACCAACAACGAGTTCGGTTTCGATTATCTGCGCGACAACATGGTGCTGCGCAAGGAAGATCGAGTACAGCGCCCGCAGAACTTTGCCATTGTCGACGAAGTCGACTCCATTCTGATCGACGAAGCGCGTACCCCTCTGATCATTTCCGGCCAGGCGGAGGACTCCTCCCATCTATATATGGCCATGAACAAACTGGTGCCCCAGCTGCAGCGTGCGGAAGAGGGTGGTGAGGGCCACTACTCCGTCGATGAGAAGAGTCGCCAGGTGGAGATGACCGAAGAAGGCCACCAGCTGGTTGAAGACCTGCTGGTACGCAGTGGCCTGCTGAAAGAAGGGGAGTCTCTCTACGCGCCGGGCAACCTGGGGCTGATGCACCATGTAAATGCCGCCCTGCGCGCGCATGTGCTGTTCCACCGTGATGTGGACTACATCGTCCAGAACGGTCAGGTGGTACTGATCGATGAGCACACCGGCCGCACCATGCCTGGGCGCCGCCTGTCCGAAGGCCTGCATCAGGCCCTGGAAGCGAAAGAAAACGTACAGATTCAGAGCGAAAGCCAGACCCTGGCCTCCACCACTTTCCAGAACCTGTTCCGCTTCTATCCAAAACTTGCCGGTATGACCGGTACCGCGGATACCGAGGCGTTTGAATTCCGCCAGATCTACGGTCTCGACGTGGTGGTCATACCCACCAACAAGCCCAAGCAGCGGGAAGATCTCAACGATCTGGTGTATCTCACCAAGGACGAAAAGCTCGAAGCGATCATTGAGGACATCAAATACTGCCGGGACAAAAAGGCGCCAATCCTCGTTGGTACCGCTTCTATCGAGACCTCCGAGGAAATGTCGCGCCTGCTGCAGAAGGCCAAGATCGAGCACCAGGTGCTGAACGCGAAATTCCACGAGAAGGAAGCGCACATCATTGCCCAGGCCGGTCGTCCCGGCACTGTGACAATCGCGACGAATATGGCTGGTCGCGGTACCGATATCGTGCTCGGCGGTAACTGGGAAGCGGAAGTCGAAGAGCTGCTTGCGCGGGAAGGCCGCGAAGCCACTGCAGAAGAGATTGCCGGGATCAAGGCGGAATGGAAAGCCCGACACGACACGGTGATCGAAGCTGGCGGTCTGCACATTATCGGTACCGAGCGCCACGAATCCCGCCGCATCGACAACCAGCTGCGTGGTCGCGCCGGTCGCCAGGGAGATCCGGGTGTAACCCGTTTCTACCTTTCCCTGGAAGACAACCTGATGCGTATCTTTGCTTCCGACCGGGTGAAGAACTTCATGCAGATGCTGGGTATGGAGCGCGGAGAAGCGATTGAGCACCGTATGGTGTCGAACGCCATCGAAAAAGCGCAGCGCCGGGTTGAAGGTCGCAACTTCGATATCCGTAAACAGCTGCTGGAATACGATGATGTCGCCAACGACCAGCGTCAGGTCATTTACTCCCAGCGCAACGAGTTGCTGGAAGCAGAGAACATCAGCGACACCATTACCGCGATTCGCGACGATGTGGTAAACGAGCTGATCTCTACCCATGTGCCGCCGCAGAGCGTGGAAGAGCAGTGGGATATTCCCGCTCTGGAACAGCAGCTGGCAGCGGAAATGGGACTGCAGGCACCGGTCAAACAGTGGCTGGAAGAAGACCGCACCCTGCACGAAGAAAGCCTGCGGGAAAAAATTGTCGAAGAAGCCCAGAGCGCGTACCAGCAGAAGCTGGCACGAATTGCCGAGAGCACTGGTGACGCAACCCTGATGCCCACCATCGAACGCCAGGTAATGCTGCAGGTGCTGGACCAGTTGTGGAAAGAGCATCTGTCCAGCATGGATCATCTGCGCGCGGGTATTGGTCTACGTGCCTATGCCAACAAGAACCCCAAACAGGAGTTCAAGCGCGAGTCCTTCCACCTGTTCGAGAGCCTGTTGGATAATCTCAAGCATGAGGTCATTCGTGTGCTGGCCCACGTCGAGCCCATGACCCGTGAGCAGATGGAAGAAATGGAGCAGCGCCGACTGGAAGCCCAGCGTCGCCAGCAGTTGGAGTTGCAGCATGCGCAGGCCTCGGCGATACCTGAATCCGAAGTCTCCGCAGAGCAGGCACCCGCCCGCCGCGGGCCGCGTGTTGGTCGCAATGACCCCTGTCCCTGTGGGTCCGGCAAGAAGTACAAGCAGTGCCACGGCAAGCTGACTTCTTCCACCACCTCGTAA
- the ftsZ gene encoding cell division protein FtsZ translates to MFELLDSVQDKPVIKVIGVGGGGGNAVKHMIASEVDGVDFICANTDAQALKDVEAHTILQLGNTITRGLGAGANPDVGRQSALEDRERIAEVLTGADMVFITAGMGGGTGTGGAPIVAEIAKDLGILTVAVVTRPFMIEGRKRSVVAEEGILELRDKVDSLITIPNDRLLEVLGNKITMKAAYKEADNVLLGAVQGIADLMIRPGIMNVDFADVRTVMSEMGMAMMGSGSAVGENRAREAAEKAVRSPLLDNVNLQGARGILVNIITGSEEGGCQELTLGEYSEVGQIVQEIASDDATVVIGTAVDDKLGDEMRVTVVAAGLGELTAQVARPTKVVDNTRRPESREPVRQPVAESPREAQDTRVRAESERPQRSIPTMNPVDKDNMEYLDIPAFLRRQAD, encoded by the coding sequence ATGTTCGAGCTGCTAGATAGCGTACAGGACAAGCCTGTCATCAAAGTGATCGGTGTTGGTGGTGGTGGTGGCAATGCCGTCAAACACATGATCGCCAGCGAAGTGGATGGTGTGGATTTCATCTGTGCCAATACCGACGCGCAGGCGTTGAAGGATGTGGAGGCGCACACGATCCTGCAACTGGGTAATACCATCACCCGTGGTCTGGGTGCCGGTGCAAACCCGGACGTGGGGCGTCAGTCCGCACTGGAAGACCGCGAGCGTATTGCGGAAGTGCTGACCGGCGCGGACATGGTGTTTATCACCGCTGGTATGGGTGGTGGCACCGGAACTGGTGGCGCACCGATCGTGGCTGAGATCGCCAAAGATCTGGGAATCCTAACCGTAGCAGTGGTTACTCGCCCGTTCATGATCGAAGGGCGCAAGCGCAGTGTGGTTGCGGAAGAGGGCATTCTCGAGCTGCGCGACAAGGTCGACTCCCTGATCACTATCCCCAACGATCGCCTGCTGGAAGTGCTCGGCAACAAAATCACCATGAAGGCCGCGTACAAGGAGGCCGACAACGTGCTGCTGGGCGCTGTGCAGGGCATCGCCGATCTGATGATCCGCCCGGGCATCATGAACGTGGACTTTGCAGATGTGCGCACCGTGATGTCCGAAATGGGCATGGCCATGATGGGGTCCGGCTCAGCTGTGGGTGAAAACCGCGCCCGTGAAGCGGCAGAGAAAGCGGTTCGCAGTCCGCTGCTGGACAACGTTAACCTGCAGGGTGCCCGCGGTATCCTGGTGAACATCATTACTGGCAGCGAAGAGGGTGGCTGTCAGGAGTTGACCCTGGGGGAGTACTCCGAAGTCGGTCAGATCGTACAGGAAATTGCCTCTGACGATGCGACTGTGGTGATCGGAACCGCAGTGGATGACAAGCTGGGTGATGAGATGCGTGTGACCGTAGTGGCTGCCGGTCTTGGCGAACTGACGGCGCAGGTAGCGCGCCCCACCAAGGTCGTGGACAACACCCGCCGTCCTGAGTCCCGGGAGCCGGTGCGCCAGCCGGTGGCCGAAAGTCCTCGCGAAGCTCAAGACACGCGAGTTCGTGCAGAGAGTGAGCGTCCCCAGCGCAGCATTCCGACCATGAACCCTGTGGACAAGGACAATATGGAATATCTGGATATTCCGGCGTTCTTGCGCCGTCAGGCAGACTGA
- the mutT gene encoding 8-oxo-dGTP diphosphatase MutT — protein sequence MDSLSGKKCVHVAVGVILGSDGRILLAKRPDHLHMGGRWEFPGGKVEEGESIQQAMTRELREELDIGVLAMEKLIEVRHDYGEKQVFLDTWCVTAFSGKARGVEGQALAWVTASDLTDYEFPDANQPIVVAVQNRFG from the coding sequence ATGGATTCCTTAAGCGGTAAAAAATGCGTGCATGTTGCCGTGGGTGTGATTCTCGGCAGCGACGGGCGCATTTTGCTGGCCAAGCGCCCGGACCATTTGCATATGGGCGGGCGTTGGGAATTCCCCGGTGGTAAGGTCGAAGAAGGTGAGTCGATTCAGCAGGCGATGACGCGGGAGTTGCGCGAGGAGCTGGATATTGGCGTGCTTGCGATGGAGAAACTTATCGAAGTGCGCCACGACTATGGGGAGAAACAGGTGTTTCTCGATACCTGGTGTGTGACGGCATTTTCAGGTAAGGCCCGCGGTGTTGAGGGGCAGGCTTTGGCCTGGGTCACCGCTTCTGATCTCACCGACTACGAATTTCCGGATGCCAATCAGCCTATCGTGGTCGCTGTGCAAAATAGATTCGGTTAG
- the nagX gene encoding transmembrane glucosamine N-acetyltransferase NagX, with the protein MTNKKQRLASVDALRGFDMFWIIGGEALFLPLLALTGWSIFHLGHGQMQHTPWHGFSFYDLIFPLFIFLSGVTLGLANKSLRDLPLAQRAPVYRKAIKRLFLLVFLGIIYNHGWGAGMPADLGEIRYASVLARIGFAWFFAAMIVWHCGIRTQYGIAASILLGYWLLQVTAGDLTANGSVNAWVDLHFLPGRSYQNRAYDPEGLLSTIPAIVNALFGVFAGRWLAKHAGNHATILKGLFIGAAICLVAGFLWHWVYPVNKELWTSSFVLITCGCSLLLLSVFYLVVDMWQWKTFSYFFSVIGCNAILVYLGTSLVNWQYSSKSLFGGIAAALSEPAGALLIAVGVILLQWLVLHFLYKRGIFISP; encoded by the coding sequence ATGACCAATAAAAAGCAAAGACTTGCCTCTGTGGATGCCCTTCGCGGCTTCGACATGTTCTGGATTATCGGTGGCGAGGCGCTGTTCCTGCCGCTGTTAGCGCTTACCGGCTGGTCCATTTTTCACTTGGGCCACGGGCAGATGCAGCATACCCCATGGCACGGCTTCAGCTTTTACGACCTGATTTTCCCGCTGTTCATTTTTCTGTCCGGGGTCACCCTGGGCCTCGCCAATAAATCATTGCGCGACCTGCCACTCGCGCAGCGTGCCCCCGTTTATCGCAAGGCGATAAAGCGTCTGTTCCTGCTGGTTTTTCTGGGGATCATTTACAACCACGGTTGGGGCGCGGGGATGCCCGCAGACCTTGGCGAAATCCGCTATGCCAGTGTACTGGCCCGAATCGGCTTTGCCTGGTTCTTTGCCGCAATGATCGTGTGGCACTGCGGTATCCGTACGCAATACGGGATTGCGGCAAGTATTCTGCTCGGCTATTGGCTGCTTCAGGTTACCGCAGGCGACCTGACTGCGAATGGCTCCGTCAACGCCTGGGTAGACCTGCATTTTCTACCGGGCCGCAGTTATCAGAACCGCGCCTATGACCCGGAAGGCCTGCTTTCCACCATTCCCGCTATCGTCAATGCACTGTTCGGCGTGTTCGCCGGTCGCTGGCTGGCTAAGCACGCCGGCAATCATGCAACCATTCTCAAGGGCCTGTTTATCGGCGCGGCGATCTGTCTGGTTGCAGGCTTCCTTTGGCACTGGGTGTATCCGGTAAACAAAGAGCTGTGGACAAGTTCCTTTGTATTAATCACCTGCGGCTGCAGTCTGTTACTACTGAGCGTTTTTTACCTTGTTGTAGATATGTGGCAGTGGAAAACCTTCAGCTACTTTTTCTCAGTGATCGGTTGCAATGCTATTCTGGTGTATCTCGGCACCAGTCTGGTGAACTGGCAGTACAGCAGTAAGAGTCTGTTTGGCGGTATTGCGGCTGCCCTGTCGGAGCCGGCCGGAGCTCTGCTAATTGCGGTGGGTGTGATTTTGCTGCAGTGGCTTGTACTGCACTTTCTGTACAAGCGTGGGATTTTTATCAGCCCCTGA